The proteins below are encoded in one region of Candidatus Moraniibacteriota bacterium:
- a CDS encoding ATP-dependent Clp protease ATP-binding subunit, translated as MFETNFSQKLTLHAKHSLKEARDIARFTRHNTIEPEHLLIALFLEQTSLGSILLENMGFEKESLAKLCFKKKTGGKILPESTVIPLSSSVKDILRRSYALANQFHYPYVGTEHLAFALFESEEKNALEKILVTLHISRAKIQSTFKAHLNFDHFPQLAKMLDLPDNLLTKQTTSRGLTPFLDQYAVDMAKGSVYASDILIGRENETDRIIQILTRKQKNNPLLIGEPGVGKTALVAALAKMISSGGAPHSLHGKRILLLDLTLVVAGTNFRGEFESRLKEILREAMQNKNIILFIDEIHTIVGAGNTSGGLDAANILKPALSRGEIQVIGATTFAEYKRHIEKDPALDRRFQSVIVAEPTVEETKEILWNIKKSYEDFHHIALSKDVIDTAVDMSVRFIPDRFLPDKALDIIDEASALAKQKREASETIKLLMELEEELITTKELKESLIQGEKYDDAGKWLAREKTLQKKIAGLQVAHKHHPESERVVVTLEHILKTVSHMAHIPFAKLAKENPRQKLTHIQKALGQYLVGQAEVSQALEQTLTRSLSNIGDPDRPLGSFLFLGPTGVGKTLTAKILAREFFGDENNLIRLDMSEFMERHSVAQILGAPAGYIGYGEGGKLTEQVRRKPYSVILFDEIEKAHPDIFNILLQILDEGVLTDAEGRKVSFRNTLIVLTSNIGTSSFTQTARIGFAKNINTSDLHEQFDSIKREVLNTLKKELRPELLARLDHTLVFNALSEKAVEQVVALELSSLVRRLEKQGITLTYPRSLEQYIAKKSFAPEQGARLVKKNIQDIVERSIATRLLDMPNKKTLRLSLKKDSVLCI; from the coding sequence ATGTTTGAAACGAATTTCAGCCAAAAATTGACACTCCACGCGAAACACAGTCTGAAAGAGGCTCGTGATATTGCTCGTTTCACCCGACACAACACGATAGAACCAGAACACCTCCTCATTGCTCTCTTTCTCGAACAGACGAGTCTCGGGAGCATACTTCTCGAAAATATGGGTTTCGAGAAAGAATCTCTTGCCAAACTCTGTTTCAAGAAAAAAACAGGCGGAAAAATACTTCCTGAATCAACCGTCATACCACTCTCTTCATCGGTCAAAGATATTCTTCGTCGTTCCTATGCTCTCGCCAATCAATTCCATTATCCCTATGTTGGTACGGAACACCTCGCTTTTGCCCTTTTTGAATCAGAAGAAAAAAATGCACTCGAAAAAATACTCGTGACACTTCACATCAGTCGAGCCAAGATACAATCTACATTCAAAGCGCACCTCAATTTCGATCATTTTCCTCAACTCGCCAAAATGCTCGATCTTCCTGACAATCTCCTGACCAAACAAACCACTTCCAGAGGCCTCACTCCATTTCTCGATCAGTACGCTGTCGATATGGCCAAAGGGTCAGTCTATGCGAGCGATATCCTCATCGGACGAGAGAATGAGACTGACCGCATCATACAAATACTCACTCGGAAACAGAAGAACAACCCCCTCCTTATCGGTGAGCCAGGTGTCGGAAAGACAGCTCTCGTAGCCGCTCTCGCCAAGATGATCTCGTCTGGTGGTGCTCCTCATTCACTTCATGGCAAACGTATTCTCCTCCTCGACCTCACACTCGTCGTGGCAGGGACCAATTTCCGTGGCGAATTCGAATCGCGTCTCAAAGAAATCCTGCGTGAAGCAATGCAAAACAAAAACATCATTCTTTTCATCGATGAGATACATACGATTGTCGGAGCGGGCAATACGAGCGGTGGCCTCGATGCAGCGAACATACTCAAACCTGCTCTCTCTCGTGGCGAAATCCAAGTGATAGGAGCGACCACTTTTGCTGAATACAAGCGTCATATCGAAAAAGATCCTGCGCTCGATCGTCGTTTTCAGTCTGTCATCGTCGCAGAACCAACCGTCGAAGAAACCAAAGAAATTCTCTGGAATATCAAAAAAAGTTACGAGGACTTTCATCACATCGCTCTCTCAAAGGATGTGATCGATACCGCTGTCGATATGAGTGTTCGGTTCATCCCTGATCGTTTCTTGCCAGACAAAGCGCTCGATATCATCGATGAGGCATCTGCTCTCGCCAAGCAAAAACGTGAAGCTTCCGAAACTATCAAACTCTTGATGGAACTCGAGGAAGAACTCATCACCACAAAAGAACTCAAGGAATCACTCATCCAAGGTGAGAAATACGATGATGCTGGTAAGTGGCTCGCTCGAGAAAAAACTCTTCAGAAAAAAATCGCTGGACTCCAAGTAGCACACAAACACCATCCAGAAAGTGAGCGTGTCGTAGTCACTCTCGAGCACATTCTCAAAACCGTCTCACATATGGCACATATTCCTTTTGCGAAACTTGCCAAAGAAAATCCGCGCCAGAAACTCACTCATATACAGAAGGCTCTCGGACAATACCTCGTCGGTCAGGCAGAAGTGAGTCAGGCGCTCGAACAAACACTGACTCGATCACTTTCGAATATCGGTGACCCTGATCGTCCTCTTGGATCATTCCTCTTCCTTGGTCCTACAGGAGTCGGCAAGACACTCACTGCCAAAATTCTCGCTCGGGAATTCTTCGGTGATGAAAACAATCTCATCCGTCTCGATATGAGCGAGTTTATGGAACGTCACAGTGTCGCACAGATTCTCGGTGCTCCCGCAGGATATATCGGGTATGGTGAAGGCGGAAAATTGACCGAACAAGTCCGTCGTAAACCCTATTCTGTCATATTATTCGATGAAATCGAAAAAGCACATCCCGATATCTTCAATATTCTCCTTCAGATCTTAGACGAAGGGGTACTTACCGATGCCGAAGGACGCAAGGTGAGCTTCCGTAACACGCTTATTGTACTCACATCCAATATTGGTACGAGCTCTTTCACGCAGACCGCTCGTATCGGTTTTGCCAAGAATATCAATACTTCAGATCTCCACGAACAATTCGATTCAATCAAACGCGAGGTACTGAACACTCTCAAGAAAGAACTTCGTCCAGAACTCCTCGCTCGTCTCGACCACACGCTTGTGTTTAATGCCCTGAGTGAAAAAGCAGTCGAACAGGTTGTCGCTCTCGAACTCTCCTCACTTGTCAGACGACTCGAAAAACAAGGTATCACACTCACCTATCCTCGATCGCTCGAACAGTATATTGCCAAGAAAAGCTTTGCGCCAGAACAAGGTGCTCGTCTCGTCAAGAAAAATATACAGGATATAGTAGAAAGAAGTATTGCGACGAGACTCCTCGATATGCCTAACAAAAAAACACTTCGTCTTTCGTTGAAAAAAGATTCTGTTTTGTGCATCTAA
- a CDS encoding ComF family protein, with amino-acid sequence MHLTIASFFRSPAFRTFWDSCLDTFFPVFCLGCGAYGTALCDHCLQIFPRRLEQRCPTCVRNTTPRGEVCFDCVGKSALDGLFAGSIYRFPLVSHTLHTFKYRFIAPLASSLGTWLAERVQETNLPLPDAIIPVPLHPRRLRFRGFNQSLLIAEVLADTLTPGLDTLVLANVLLRTRYTKPQMKTQSKEERQGNLTGAFTIAPEYTSLIQDKSIWLIDDVSTTGTTLEECALVLKKSGAKSVFGIVLAR; translated from the coding sequence GTGCATCTAACTATTGCTTCATTTTTTCGTTCTCCTGCCTTCAGGACATTCTGGGACTCGTGTCTCGATACATTCTTCCCTGTTTTTTGTCTGGGCTGTGGCGCATACGGGACTGCTCTCTGCGATCACTGTCTCCAGATATTTCCCCGTCGACTAGAACAACGATGTCCGACATGTGTACGAAATACGACACCACGAGGAGAGGTCTGCTTCGACTGTGTCGGAAAAAGCGCTCTCGACGGACTCTTCGCTGGATCGATCTACCGATTTCCTCTTGTATCTCACACGCTTCATACGTTCAAATACCGATTTATTGCGCCTCTCGCCTCCTCGCTCGGTACCTGGCTCGCAGAGAGGGTACAAGAGACCAATCTTCCCCTCCCTGATGCCATCATCCCTGTCCCACTCCATCCCAGACGACTGCGATTTCGTGGGTTCAATCAGTCCCTCCTCATCGCAGAAGTACTCGCGGATACACTCACTCCGGGTCTCGATACTCTGGTACTCGCAAACGTATTGCTCCGCACCCGATATACCAAACCACAGATGAAGACGCAAAGTAAAGAAGAGCGTCAGGGTAATCTCACGGGAGCATTCACGATCGCCCCAGAATATACATCACTCATACAAGACAAATCCATCTGGCTCATCGATGATGTCTCGACAACAGGTACAACTCTCGAAGAATGTGCTCTCGTCCTCAAAAAATCTGGTGCCAAGAGTGTTTTCGGTATTGTTCTCGCACGCTAA
- a CDS encoding SurA N-terminal domain-containing protein: protein MENETIKEEVKKPETEVVETPKTERIEEESFDTKSSESKKTLVMKMQEWKDFVAGTSRTTKSFVVVIAIFAVFSLAFYMYRGVFVVATVNGSPISRLSVVKELESKAGKSIVETMITKKLIDGEIKKAGIVVSDADIDAEMKKIEDQVSTQGGTLEEALASQGMTVTELRDQIIISKQLEQVLADKVAVSDEEINTYLEENKTLLPKGTNSEDMKNQVREQLKGQKFNTEAEKWVNDLKEKAKIQYFVEY from the coding sequence ATGGAAAATGAAACAATCAAAGAAGAAGTAAAGAAACCAGAAACAGAAGTGGTAGAAACACCAAAAACAGAAAGAATCGAGGAAGAAAGTTTTGATACAAAATCTTCGGAATCGAAAAAAACTTTGGTGATGAAAATGCAGGAATGGAAAGACTTTGTCGCAGGGACGAGCCGTACGACGAAGAGTTTCGTTGTAGTGATTGCTATCTTTGCTGTGTTTTCTCTTGCTTTCTATATGTATCGAGGAGTATTTGTCGTAGCAACAGTCAATGGAAGTCCGATCAGCCGTCTCAGTGTCGTGAAGGAACTCGAAAGCAAGGCAGGAAAGAGTATTGTGGAAACGATGATCACCAAGAAACTTATTGATGGAGAAATCAAGAAAGCAGGAATCGTGGTGAGTGATGCGGATATCGATGCAGAAATGAAGAAAATAGAAGATCAGGTATCTACACAAGGAGGAACACTCGAAGAAGCACTTGCTTCACAAGGAATGACAGTGACAGAGCTCCGTGATCAGATCATCATCAGTAAACAATTGGAGCAGGTGTTGGCGGACAAAGTGGCGGTAAGTGATGAAGAAATCAACACATATCTCGAAGAAAATAAGACGCTTCTGCCGAAAGGAACAAATTCAGAAGATATGAAGAATCAAGTGCGCGAACAACTGAAAGGACAAAAATTCAATACAGAGGCAGAGAAATGGGTGAATGATCTCAAAGAAAAAGCGAAAATTCAGTACTTCGTCGAATACTAG